The Tachysurus fulvidraco isolate hzauxx_2018 chromosome 19, HZAU_PFXX_2.0, whole genome shotgun sequence genomic sequence GCACATTCGCATATCCACATACCTCCCATGTGGCACAGAGGTCTGACTCATGGTAGATACATTTCCCATTCTCGTCTTTTGGATAGAACGTATCTCCTGGCTAGGGCCATTACAATAAAACATATGCAATTCAATTGAAATACAAACAGAATTTCTGTTGGTGGATTTTCTGCATTATAATAAATTGTGGATGATGCGAGAAGGGTTAGAAGAACCTTAAAAGCTATTGGGAGTTCAATGATGTAGAGATCCACATAGTCCAGCTGTAGAGCTTGGAGAGTTCGTTCCAATGCTGGTCTCACAAGCTCAGGAGGATGAAACGTGTTCCATAACTGGGAcgggaaacaaaacaaagtggtCAGATTTTCAGTTTGTGGAAGTGAAAAGATATGACAAAATCAATTAAAAGTGGGGTATCAAGTCAAACTTCTTTATCGAACACAAATTAAAGTCTATAAGCAAAGATACATTAAATTTTGTACTACTGCTTCAAATTTCCTATAAACTGTAAAATGCAATAAGACAAGCAAGAGGCTAATAGTCCTTGCTCAAAGTCAAGTGGTTACAGTATCATATGTTTACagatgaaaaatgtattttttttttgtctcaaatGAAAGtataagaaatgtattttttactgaaaaaatgtattttcaatATATCAATAAAATATGTGGAAAATATATTTGGAATAGATTTTCATTTTGCAACATTTGACTTGATTTCTGACTTTTTTGCATTAATGAACACAGCTGCAAAACATCTGTATTTAGTTTTttcaataatttaataatgaacaatgcccattatttatgaataaataatgcatgcagatgaaaatgtgaaacatattaagaaaatacaaataatttaaatgtatgaatACAACATGCTTATTCATCTGACACTCGTATTAGTAGCCAAGCAAAAGGGAATTGTATTAGCCTTCTTGTAGCCATCTTTAGTTACTAAATGACTCTGTAGTAAAGCCGGGTTTTACACTGTGCGATACCGGTAGCATTTTACTGTTAGAACTTGTCACACAACACGAGATGTTCCCAGATAGAGAACACGTGGTCTTCATGTCAAATTGCATAATGAACATAGTTACCTCATATGTTGTGCCATACTGtgtcatacatacagtactgggTCTACAGTCGTTCTAAGGTCTTCAACTGGACAAGTATGATAATAAATACACTCCGTGGAATGAGCGTTTGTGTGCTACATCAAGCTACACCCCTGGAAGACGTATTTAACCCTTTACTTCGTATTTTGTCCTTCCATGATGCGATATGAGAAATAAGTGTGATGACACATTACACAGACATTCTGCTTTCTGCTGCAATTCAACAAACCTCTTCTGTTCTTGTTTTAACTGCAGTATGTTTCCCTTAACTGTCGCCATCACCGTTACTATCTGTATATATCCTGTGAGTTTTGAGCAATCCTAAATCACAATTTTTCGGCTCTCTTTTTAACTAAATTAGCCTCTTTCTGAGAATGTCACTTTTTGCATTCATAGACCACTCATTTCAAATCACGACCAAAGAAGATCCTTTACGATGTACGATTGATCCTGCAATAGCAAAGTCAGCCTGAATACCGTCCAGTGTTTATCAAAGTACAAATATTAGAAGTGCTTTTCACCTTTGCACAGCGTTTCACTGACGACGTAGTCCTAACACCTGATTTTGCTGCATCGATTCAAATCAGCAACGAGTGGTTCTAGCTAAGAAAAAAGATATTTGTCCTTTACCTTTCCACAGTAGAAAATGTCCTCTCTTTTCACTATTCCTTCCGCAATTTTGTCTCGGATGGCTTGGCCCACTTCATGCTCATTGAAATACACCAAGGCTCCATCGATATGCCTGTATCCAACCTCTATGGCCAGCTTGACTGCGTTATATGTGGTTCCTTTTGGagtctataaaaataaataaataaataaataaaataaaaagataagataaaataaaaataacaataattaaaataataataataaaaagccaaAACGGATAAAGCACAAGAACATGAATGAAGAAATTAGTTAACAGCCACTTACTGTCCCAGGGTCTCCATAAGTCCCTATACCAATTAGAGGGATTTTCAACCCATTACTCATAGTGACAGAATGATTCTCAGCTGTCAGCTCCATTTCTTTAAAACAGATAGTCACAAGAACCACTGTATTTCCAAATCAGACAATAAAGAGCTAGACTTCGTATTGACAGCTCTACAAGGAACACCACAAGCAGGTTAACCAGTAACGCTTTCTGGTCATGAGCATTGACCCCTGTGCAGAGCTGATATTTCCTTTTCTGCGATGAATCACAAAATGTAATCTTTCTGATCTCGGGTGTGTAGAGGTCACACTTAGGTCAATGCTATTCAAAATAAACgttaatgtgtaaatgttttggtAGTGATCCAATAAAAGGTGATCCAATAACCCATATAATTCACTGTAAACCAATCTTCACTAATGCAAAGTAAACTTGCAGTCATGTACAAAGTCTTTCCAGGACAATCAGGAAGCTACAAGCAAGTCTTTTAAATTGTTATAATTGCTTTGTGAGTCGAGAGACTGTGTTTATTCTTATGCATCATTAGGTATATATCAAAATATACATCATTAAGTATATACCTgattattaatactaatatcAGTTAGTTGTAGTAGTCAGTAATGTTTATTAgctatgtgtaaaataaaaaaaaataaataaataaaaaaacaccaaccgGAAGTTTTCAAATTTGGTGTTCTCCCTCTAGATGTAGCAAGTCCAGCCTCTGGGTGAAGGAGTGTCCAGAAACGCGGAAAACAAACGCGGAGTAAATTTGACACGTCACGCTTACCGTAGTCATTTCCGCGGCCTCGTTACATCGGTTGCGTCTCAAATACATTCAATTTTAATACCAACTGCACTAGGTAGGCGCTATACGCGGCAGGATCTTATACAGCGTAGTGCACTTAGGTAGGAAGTAAGGAATTGTATTTGAATGCCTGTCCATCTGTTCGTTAGCTACCGAGCGATAAACACAATCTCAGAGCTAGTTACATTTCTACAAAAGCTTTGTGTTGGATGCAGTGTTtgtaaacactgaacactaatagcCGGAATATATTGTTTGTAATAGTGTGTTTCGTCGAAAACGAATTTcttctgtatatgtatatatgtgtatatgtatattttttgtttaatagttAACGTTTAGCTTGCTAGCTCGCTGTCACGGTAACGCGATTGGACTTAGCTAGTTGTATTTCCAGTGTTACTTGTTAGCACTTAGCTATGAGAGCGTTAGTCGTTAATACAAACGTGCCTTCAGTAAAGCAGTAGTTAGCAGCGATGTACAACGGTTACATTCgatacattttataaacaccCGAAAGCTTCCATGATGCCACCAGCATGCGATTGCTGACGAcggttttttattgttgtacgTGTGCATTACTGTTATTAGGAAGTTAGAACATCCAGAGACGTTTTGTGCTTTAAAACCATGGAGGAAAACGGGGAACCGATAGAATCTGACGATATCGTGATTATCGTGGAAAACGAGGCGGAGAGCAAACCGATCCAAGAGGCCAAGCCGAAAGAGGAGAGCAGCTTGGGCCTGCTGGACATCTGTCCCCTGTGCAAGCTCAGCTTCCACAGCAGGGAACCCAAACTGCTGCCCTGTCTGCACTCCTTTTGCAAAAGATGCCTTCCTTCTCCATCGAGGAACCTGGCGTACACAGAGCAGAGCACCAACCACCAGATGCCGTCTGATGGACAAGGCAAGCCATGTATGGTCACCTTCACATCATCCTCATTATTCAGTACACCAACCCAGATTCAGGGTTTTATTGGCTCagtttattctctttatttattgatcAGCTGGAATGTCCAGCTGTGGTCCAGTGTGCACTGAACCTTTGTTTACTTTGTATgagttttgaaagaaaaaaaatgttgttaaatCATCTTGAACAGAAACCACTAAGCTCTGGTCTTTCACCTGGTTTATTATACACAGCTTTAATTATTATGTgttcacagacaaaaaaaaaactattgtaGATAAATTATTTGGTTGTGATTTGAGATACCTGATCTTAAAATACATAAGGCAATGTGTTCATCAGTGGCAGATCAAATGCCGTCGTGAACAAAGACACATGAAAGTTTGAGATATATCTTATATTTTTTGATTAAATGATGATGACGATTATAATTATGATGACAATCCTCTAACAAAAGAACTGCCATTAAAGATCGTGGTTGCACAGAAAACAGGGTTTACATAATCAGAAACATACGTTAACATGTTTCATGTAATGAGAATATGATTTGACCGTTTCTGTAACtttcacaattttatttatctgtatctGTCCGGTTTGTTTTGTGCAATCCCATACCCTCCTCTCCTTGGTGACTATAGGACAAGTATTGTAGTGCTCACAATGagattttaatacaaaaattttTGTCACTGCTGGAACTGTACTCACTTTGTTTTATAGAACACCAGtctcaaataatttttttaacaatgtcCAGTTTTTACATGTGATAGCAAAATTAGGCTGAAAACTATTCAATGTAAACCTAGAGTGTAAAAAGCCACCAGTGGGAGAACAGTATGGGATTAGACAAAATTTGACAGATGGCTACAAATAAAGTAGTGACAATGGTGCAAAGAAACCCATAATTTAATCTCATTTAATAAACCTGACTGAAAATAGGGTTGATTAAATAATAATCCAACTGCAATTTAATTTAAAGGCATTATGCACACTTTCATATATGTACCTACTAACTTATTTAAGCGTAACGCAGTATTTGCTAGTTTCAGACAGGATCTCAGTGGACAGCCAATATATTCCCATATTTCCATTCACTGTAATAAAGCTGTTGTCATATCCATGTTACAGTAAGAGGACTGATGTGCTCTGTTTGCATTCAGCAGTAAACGTGATCCGATGCCCGGTTTGTCATCAGGAGTGTATGGAAGTCGAGGTCTTGGATAACTTCTTTGCCAAGGACACTATGGAGGTGCCAAGCAGCACCGTGGAGAAGACGAGTCAGGTACAAATCTCTGATGTCGCTGAGATTAGAAACAGTTCTAAAGAGTAAATAACATCATGGCCTGTAATAAGATCACCTTGTATTCcaccattcttttttttctgtcatctaGACATAGGGTTAGACATTCAGTTTAGTTCAGTTTCATTAATATACTTCTTTCAACAATAGACttggtcacaaagcagctttacagaacgcCATGTGTTGTTCTAGTTCCCTAACATGCAAGCCAGAAGCAAGAGTGACTAGGGGTGGAAAAGGCTGAACCTTTACATTTTTAGAAACTTTCCAAGGGAACTTCATTTGGggaatattgtaaatattccaAGTTGGAAACTTACCAGGAATGTATGGGTATTTCtgtaaattaatttgaaattatttaaacTGTATTGCATACaaacttaaatataaacattttgttttgacaTAAGCTGACATGGATGCaatctaaaaatctaaaaaagacattttcacaACATCGGATGAGGTGAAATGTATCCACAcatgagatggtgtgtgtggcaTAGTTCTATAGAATAAAATTGGAAAAAAGCTTGAAAAGCACTTATGCAATTCTATGCTcagatatataaattattagtTGAGtaattggaatttttttttagaataaaacacattttactaTTGAtggaaatgaatagaaataggcaagataaataaatactccTCAATCAGCATGCTTGCTAAAACAAACTATAACCTAGTTTATTCAAAGGTTTGGACACATTacaattgtttgtttttgaaagcAGTATCTGAAACTTTGagcatgataaaaaaatatatatattgtgaaatattattacattttaaaatgtaacttttataAAGCAAGGAATCCTGAAAtaatttataacagtttataaaacaGTTATGAGGAGTACAACAACTTTTTTGACAGATTATTTTACACTGAAGACTGGTGTAATTCGAGGTAATGGCTGATGAAAATTCAGCTTTGCATCAAAGAAATACATTATATTTGAAAGTATATTAAGTCTGTCAATCAGTATATCAAATTTTTGATACACAAACCCTAAGTGTGACGAGGAAAAGCTCCCTTTAGATGACATGAGAGACAAActttgagagaaaccagactctcATGTGAACTCCTTCTCTTTTAGTTTACGGAAGTGTGATTGAGTCACTTAATGCTGTAAAATCAGAGCTGGGTGTGTCGAAAGGATCCACACGATTAAGGTTGTTTGAGTTCCTTAATGTTTGAATGGTCCTCGAAATCCTAAGATAAGTCATTCAAAGATAGTAAGTACTTCAGCACCTTGCTTTATAGTATATTTAATGATCATTGGCTACATCAGGCAAAGAAATGCAATCAAATGTCTTGGTGGAACACTGTATTGTCTATCACATGAACCTTGTTTTCAAGcatttgataaataaaatacatggttagaaaaaaataaacatctggCATGAGAAATATCAATATCTAATGTTTATAACAAGCCAAACAACATGATTCTATCAGACTCTATAGTATCTATAGTAACTTATTCACTGAGGAATGGATGAGACTTTGAACTTACTGAGAACAGCTTATGCCCGTTCTAACAGGTTATCCACATGAGACCATCCACAGCTATCTCACTGCaatctttttatttgtgaaCATCAGAACGCCGTCATGCTTTTCTGTGAAGAAACGGGTAATTTTCATTgtgtgaatttgtttttttttctcaaactaTTTTTTTCTCACGTTACTCAGACACATCTAATTCACTATTGTCTGTAAATCGTAATCCATTTTTAACATCCCAGCTTaacaaaacacagcacagaTAGGGTTAATGTACGTAATGGTACGTAATATGAAGGTTATAGAGAGACAATACTTCTCCAATAATCTTCCCTAGTACTGTTTTAAAAGTTTAACGCTTGATCGTACACCAGTCAGTTACATCATGATTGCATGCTGCATGTCATAAATTGCTACATGATGCATCTCCTTTTATTCCTTTACTGGTTCAGTAAATATAGTGAACAAAGGTCTTTGTTTCAGTTGATTGTAAATACACATTACCTTTGCTATCATATAAAGTTTTGAGACGAGTGAGACCAATAGAACTGTCTGTCTAAGGTGTCCTTTCAATATATATGATGGCAGGTTAAGAAAAACTTCTGTAACTCCACAGTCGTCTTGGCTTACCAAAGCAAGTACAACTTTCAGAGCAAGGTGGCTAACAGAGTGGTTCTGCATCTAAATGGCCAGACCCCCCTTTTTTAAACCCAGTATACTTATTACAAATGTTCAATTTAGGAGTTTActttacattgtgtgttttttcagatGTATATTTCTTTGAATGAGCCTTCCCTGGGTAAGGATCATCAGGTTTTCATGTCCAGCTGAATGAAAAGCATTTATAAAAAGCAGATAGTTCTGTTGTGTGATTTAAGAAATGATAAGAGTGTAACCTCATCACATGAAAAAACCTCTCAGACTTCAGcgcaagctttttttttcctcctgtgcAGACAGAAGTGCAGTAATGTTCCACTGTAGCACCTCAAAAACTCCTATGTTCTTTTTGTATTGCTTTACCTGCTAATGGTTCATTCGTCCTGTTTTTGCGTTCAGCTGTGTATGAGCTGTGACGACAACACCGAGGCAACCGGTTTCTGTGTGGAGTGCGTGGAGTTCCTGTGTGTCACCTGCATCGAGGCTCACCAGCGTGTAAAGTTCACTAGAGACCATACCATCAGGCAAATGGAGGAGATGTCTTCAGGTAACAGAAATGTCTTCATAAATGCAGAATTGAATAAGTGCATGAAGAGAATAACATTATGAAAATGAAGAAGTTGAACTGTACTTTATTCCAGGAATAAAGCAGGATGGTGCTACCAGCCCAGAGTTGActgttactttatttatttattttttaaatctctcttGAACTTAAAGACTTGACTCCGCTTATTGCATCACATGGTCAGATTTTGACGTTTTGCTTTTTCTCTTGTATTATATTCTATATAGTTCAGAAACTACACAATgtccttttatttaaatatttttttctttttttctttaaaaaactaagattacattacaaaatacTTGTGTACAGCTGGTCTCTTTCTACAAACTGATCTGATGAGGCCTGTGTctgtgggcctttttacacctggtcacttcatatGTTTTCTccgatccgatagctatctgatttgttaaaactgttccatttacattaggccacttaaatgcgtcttggcgaatcggataccaatccgatctttctactcccgcccaaaatgcaaatatattttacctcatttccggggttattgaaatggaacatgctttggtgtatgtggttttcagaatgcaatcaaaaagaagacgaaaaaatttatgacggttatgctacaaaaaacggCATTTACTGTTtcctgcattttcgctggtggcagcagtgcgttttaagacccaacgagacacctgggtaaAAGATcacttccatttgggaggagtatagtgctgacgtatgtggcttgaacaaccacaagcatttacacctgtccagtttcatctgaaatgtgtcccagaccacctcctgaagtggtttgaacgatcggatttatatctgtctcgaaaacgtttcggagggcatttagacctggtctttttacgatcggatagctattggatcacagaaaacgcatgaagtgaccaggtgtaaaaagcccctgtTTTACTGCATTGCAGTACTATTCAACCTTTTCCAATCAAAATCCCATAAGTAATGTTGTAGCAGACAGTTTAGGCAAGATTAAAAAGTAAGTAAAAATATGGCTTTGCAATTCTGGTGAAATATAGTGTTGCTTTCTTGTCGTTGAAAACAATGATCTTGGCTGAGGAAAAACAAATTCCCCTTTTCtctcatgtttttgtttgtttccttgaATTTAGCCGCATCACAGTTCAGCAGGTTTTCCCAGACCCCTATACACATGTAATTTTTAAGATAATGATTacagtttgttttcttttgtcattAACAGAAGCAATGGGTGCTTCCACACAAAAACCAGTTTTCTGTGAGGTCCACAAGCAAGAGCCTCTGAAGTTGTTTTGTGAAACTTGTGATCGTCTCACCTGCAGAGATTGTCAGTTactcaaacacaaggaccataAGTAATTACTCCAGAATTCCTTGTTTCTTCAGTGATAGCATTTACAAagtgatatatatttttaaaaaaaacctgacccTGTTGACTTGCTTCACCTTGAAGCTACCAGTTTCTGGAGGATGCATATAGGAACCACAGGGAACACCTAGAGAAGATGACGGGTCAACTTCAGGAAAAACGGAAGGCCATCGGGGATGTGTCCGACACTATAAATAATGGGTTAAGTACATTTCCGGAATACAACCATGTGTAGTGAAGTGATGCAGTGTTTCTCTTGTAAGATCAGTCTTACTTagtgtttattttcctttttttacagTCTTCAGCAAGTGGATGAAAACCGCAAGACTGTCACCAATGAGATTAAAAAGGCCATCTGCAATCTAATtatggaaataaacagaaaagggAAGATCTTAATCAACCAGCTGGAGGTACTagcaaaataatttttgaaGTAATTTATgacacgtgtatgtgtgtgttttatatatatatatatatatatatatatatatatatatatatattacactgctcaaaaaaaataaagggtcCAACTTTGTAATGtccttaaaacaagtcaaaatgaggctcagtagtgtgtgtgtggccgcCACGTGCCTGTATGGCCTCCCAACAACGCctgggcatgctcctgatgagGATCTCCTGGGggatctcctcccagacctggactAAAGCATCCGCCAACCCCTAGACAGTCTGTGGTGCAATGTGGCATTGGTGGATGGAGTGAGATATGATGTGctcaattggattcaggtctggggaacgGGCGGGCCAGTCCATAGCATCAATGCTTTCGTCTTGCAGGAACTGCTGACACACTCCAGTGACATGAGGTCTAGCATGGTCTTGCATTAGGAGGAACCCAGGGCCAACCATACTggcataaatatattatttatattatgacTTACAGCTGATTTGAAGTATTAATTTAAAGGCTCAATAAAAGGCATTTTGGCCGAAATGAGTGATTGCCccacaatttatttaatatttaaaactgatttaaaaggtttttttttgtttgtggtaaACACACATGCTACAGATGAGGTAGACACAGGTTTAATACAGTTTGAATATTAATTTAACAGGAGTTACAATGTTTATTCaatcattttatccatttaggcACTGACAAAGGACCATGAAATGGTGCTGAAGAAACAGCAGGAAGACATCTCCACCCTCACCAAGCATCTTGATCATGTGATTGGCTTCACAAAATGGGCGACGGCCAGTAACAGTGGCACTGCACTTCTGTACTGTAAACGGCTGGTAAGAGTTTTCCTCCTCAGTCAGACATGAATACTCTGTTGATTTTCTCATTGTGAGGTTGCTGATGGAGAAATAATTTTTCTGTTCTCAGATCTTGTATCAAATCCAGTACCTTCTCCGAGCAAAGTGCAATACCTCATACGTTCCTCAGAGTTCAGTTCGCTTCCAGTGCCGGGCTGCTTTTTGGGCTTCAAATGTTGACCTTGGTAAGACTGAGATCAGTTCTCATGGCAAACTTTGTGGTATCATGGTGACTGTAATCAAACTTCCTTTACAGTTAATCAGTCTTTGACAGTTTGACTGATTAGCTCCTGCATTATGGACCTAATCAGGAACCATACGAACTACTTTTGTGTTTAAACTGAAGGAATTTTACGGAAAAAGTTGCAACATTGCATATGGTATCCATTAGTATGTTCAGTATGTAGTTGCTTATATTTGCCATTATAATCCTAAAAGTAAGCCCGAGCAATTGCATGCATTTCTTTCAGGTTCTCTGGTGGTAGAGAAAAGTTCAGCTCGGCAGCCGAGTGGCCCCCAGCCGTTTCCTTTCCAGCAGATGAACCCTGGCCCCAGAGGCGATGGGCCCCCTATGGCCCTGACTGGTTCTCAGGCTCAGCAGCCCAGGCAGAGTACACTGGCCCAGCTGCAAATGCAGGTGGAGAAACTTGCTCAGCAGCCAAATCGACACGTATCTCCCAATCACTGGTCTTGGGGGATGCGCCATCCAGGGCAACCCACTCGTCCAATGCAGGGAGGGTCACCTTCCCAGAATTTAACTGGCATGCCCCAGCAGGCTTGGAGGTATGGCAACCCGCACATTAATACGAGAAGTCCCCCAACTCTCATCCAGAACTCTGGCATCCCACAACAGGTAAAGGTGTGAGAAAGCTCCAATACTCTAATACTTAAACTAATGATGAGACTATAagcttttgtttgcttttttatgttGTGCAGTGTAATTAATTTCTTAATTgcagtatataaatattcatttaaaatgctgTGTAAGGCTAAaccatgcatttattttttcagactTTGAGGGGTCTCATCAACAGTTCTAACTTCCCTCCCAAACCAATGGAATTGCTGCAAGGACCCTCTCGCTACACCCAGAATGCACCTCATCACAACTCTGGTCCTCTCACATCTCAGGCTTCTTATATGCAGGTAGGTATGACTGTTGGGGTTCTGGGTAAATTGGGCAAAAGTGAGAGgataatcattttcattttgcaATGTCTTCTCCTTTAGCAGAGGAACATGATGGATGCCACATACCTCAGCAGGAGAAATGACCCTGCTGCTTCCATGTCGGTGTCTGGCCC encodes the following:
- the trim24 gene encoding transcription intermediary factor 1-alpha isoform X3 — its product is MEENGEPIESDDIVIIVENEAESKPIQEAKPKEESSLGLLDICPLCKLSFHSREPKLLPCLHSFCKRCLPSPSRNLAYTEQSTNHQMPSDGQGKPLNVIRCPVCHQECMEVEVLDNFFAKDTMEVPSSTVEKTSQLCMSCDDNTEATGFCVECVEFLCVTCIEAHQRVKFTRDHTIRQMEEMSSEAMGASTQKPVFCEVHKQEPLKLFCETCDRLTCRDCQLLKHKDHNYQFLEDAYRNHREHLEKMTGQLQEKRKAIGDVSDTINNGLQQVDENRKTVTNEIKKAICNLIMEINRKGKILINQLEALTKDHEMVLKKQQEDISTLTKHLDHVIGFTKWATASNSGTALLYCKRLILYQIQYLLRAKCNTSYVPQSSVRFQCRAAFWASNVDLGSLVVEKSSARQPSGPQPFPFQQMNPGPRGDGPPMALTGSQAQQPRQSTLAQLQMQVEKLAQQPNRHVSPNHWSWGMRHPGQPTRPMQGGSPSQNLTGMPQQAWRYGNPHINTRSPPTLIQNSGIPQQVKTLRGLINSSNFPPKPMELLQGPSRYTQNAPHHNSGPLTSQASYMQQRNMMDATYLSRRNDPAASMSVSGPRASFIHTLPPTVPDKSAPLRQISPMSAPTSSEARTGAGPWKRSEPPVSGQSSLTSKRRRKSSPGPVIVIKDEPEDDDEVRFVQTTTKASLPDSTGVQSQNQQQGSPPTEEQQTEKSPELDEDPNEDWCAVCQNGGELLCCDKCPKVFHLSCHIPTLNASPSGEWYCTFCRDLNSPEMEYDIDGGGEPKNVKPDPDSVTFTPEDRRKCERLLLRIYCNELSTDFQDPVTPSSMPEYNEIIKTPMDLSKVRSKLEVKESPSYRSTEDFVADMRLIFKNCATFHKEDTEMSNVGASLESFFEEQLKLLYPDRTFPDVKAEEPAPEPEPEPQPELEPEPDLAPATPLLKDTADAATQSPKTHTPEAPAAKEDGETSNKSPPKEEPQSEEPVENTEGLEKPQESCNPEDAPKEDNNNDQNE
- the trim24 gene encoding transcription intermediary factor 1-alpha isoform X2; translation: MEENGEPIESDDIVIIVENEAESKPIQEAKPKEESSLGLLDICPLCKLSFHSREPKLLPCLHSFCKRCLPSPSRNLAYTEQSTNHQMPSDGQGKPSVNVIRCPVCHQECMEVEVLDNFFAKDTMEVPSSTVEKTSQLCMSCDDNTEATGFCVECVEFLCVTCIEAHQRVKFTRDHTIRQMEEMSSEAMGASTQKPVFCEVHKQEPLKLFCETCDRLTCRDCQLLKHKDHNYQFLEDAYRNHREHLEKMTGQLQEKRKAIGDVSDTINNGLQQVDENRKTVTNEIKKAICNLIMEINRKGKILINQLEALTKDHEMVLKKQQEDISTLTKHLDHVIGFTKWATASNSGTALLYCKRLILYQIQYLLRAKCNTSYVPQSSVRFQCRAAFWASNVDLGSLVVEKSSARQPSGPQPFPFQQMNPGPRGDGPPMALTGSQAQQPRQSTLAQLQMQVEKLAQQPNRHVSPNHWSWGMRHPGQPTRPMQGGSPSQNLTGMPQQAWRYGNPHINTRSPPTLIQNSGIPQQVKTLRGLINSSNFPPKPMELLQGPSRYTQNAPHHNSGPLTSQASYMQRNMMDATYLSRRNDPAASMSVSGPRASFIHTLPPTVPDKSAPLRQISPMSAPTSSEARTGAGPWKRSEPPVSGQSSLTSKRRRKSSPGPVIVIKDEPEDDDEVRFVQTTTKASLPDSTGVQSQNQQQGSPPTEEQQTEKSPELDEDPNEDWCAVCQNGGELLCCDKCPKVFHLSCHIPTLNASPSGEWYCTFCRDLNSPEMEYDIDGGGEPKNVKPDPDSVTFTPEDRRKCERLLLRIYCNELSTDFQDPVTPSSMPEYNEIIKTPMDLSKVRSKLEVKESPSYRSTEDFVADMRLIFKNCATFHKEDTEMSNVGASLESFFEEQLKLLYPDRTFPDVKAEEPAPEPEPEPQPELEPEPDLAPATPLLKDTADAATQSPKTHTPEAPAAKEDGETSNKSPPKEEPQSEEPVENTEGLEKPQESCNPEDAPKEDNNNDQNE
- the trim24 gene encoding transcription intermediary factor 1-alpha isoform X4, whose translation is MEENGEPIESDDIVIIVENEAESKPIQEAKPKEESSLGLLDICPLCKLSFHSREPKLLPCLHSFCKRCLPSPSRNLAYTEQSTNHQMPSDGQGKPSVNVIRCPVCHQECMEVEVLDNFFAKDTMEVPSSTVEKTSQLCMSCDDNTEATGFCVECVEFLCVTCIEAHQRVKFTRDHTIRQMEEMSSEAMGASTQKPVFCEVHKQEPLKLFCETCDRLTCRDCQLLKHKDHNYQFLEDAYRNHREHLEKMTGQLQEKRKAIGDVSDTINNGLQQVDENRKTVTNEIKKAICNLIMEINRKGKILINQLEALTKDHEMVLKKQQEDISTLTKHLDHVIGFTKWATASNSGTALLYCKRLILYQIQYLLRAKCNTSYVPQSSVRFQCRAAFWASNVDLGSLVVEKSSARQPSGPQPFPFQQMNPGPRGDGPPMALTGSQAQQPRQSTLAQLQMQVEKLAQQPNRHVSPNHWSWGMRHPGQPTRPMQGGSPSQNLTGMPQQAWRYGNPHINTRSPPTLIQNSGIPQQTLRGLINSSNFPPKPMELLQGPSRYTQNAPHHNSGPLTSQASYMQQRNMMDATYLSRRNDPAASMSVSGPRASFIHTLPPTVPDKSAPLRQISPMSAPTSSEARTGAGPWKRSEPPVSGQSSLTSKRRRKSSPGPVIVIKDEPEDDDEVRFVQTTTKASLPDSTGVQSQNQQQGSPPTEEQQTEKSPELDEDPNEDWCAVCQNGGELLCCDKCPKVFHLSCHIPTLNASPSGEWYCTFCRDLNSPEMEYDIDGGGEPKNVKPDPDSVTFTPEDRRKCERLLLRIYCNELSTDFQDPVTPSSMPEYNEIIKTPMDLSKVRSKLEVKESPSYRSTEDFVADMRLIFKNCATFHKEDTEMSNVGASLESFFEEQLKLLYPDRTFPDVKAEEPAPEPEPEPQPELEPEPDLAPATPLLKDTADAATQSPKTHTPEAPAAKEDGETSNKSPPKEEPQSEEPVENTEGLEKPQESCNPEDAPKEDNNNDQNE